The window CAGCTGGACTGCGCGTTTATGTGATGCCGGATGCCAGCCACTTAGGTCGCTCCGGGATATGGGAGTGAGAGTCATGGCTGATTTGGGCGCATTGCTGCAAACACCGCTTGCTGAGTTACATGCCGCGCTGGGGGCCAAGATGGTGCCCTTTGCGGGCTATGCCATGCCTGTGCAATATCCGCTGGGTGTGATGAAAGAACACTTGCATTGCCGCGCGGCTGCGGGATTATTTGATGTGAGCCATATGGGGCAGGTGATTTTACGAGGTGCCAACATTGATGTTGTTGCGCAGGCCTTTGAAACCTTGGTTCCGATGGACGTCTTGGGACTGGCCGTCGGCAAACAGCGCTATGGGCTATTCACTAATGAGGACGGGGGCATCGAAGATGATTTGATGTTTGCCAACCGTGGCGATCATTTGTTTGTAGTGGTGAATGCCGCTTGCAAAGAGGCTGATATTGCCCGCATGAAATCTGTGTTAGAGCCTGCAGTCTCTGTTGAAGTTATCGAAGATCGTGCGTTGATTGCGTTGCAGGGACCTGCAGCAGAGGCGGCATTGGCGCGATTGAACCCGGCGGTCGCTGATATGGTCTTTATGGACGTGGCTGATGTCGAGTTAGCCGGTGCCACTTGTTGGGTGTCGCGGTCTGGCTATACCGGTGAAGATGGCTATGAGATTTCTGTACCGTCTGAAAGTGCTGAGGCGTTGAGCCGGGCTTTGCTGGACATGGATGAGGTTGAGCCAATTGGATTGGGCGCGCGCGACAGCCTGCGGCTTGAAGCCGGGCTTTGCCTGTATGGCAACGACATTGACGTTAGCACCAATCCAATCGAAGCCGGGTTGATCTGGGCCATTCAGAAAGTGCGTCGTGCTGGTGGTGACCGCGAAGGCGGGTTTCCGGGGGCCTCGCATGTGCTTGGGGCCATGGCCGAAGGGGTCGCAAGAAAACGTGTTGGGCTGTTGCCGCAGGGGCGGGCCCCGATGCGCGCCGGCACACAGATTTTTGCATCGCGCGAAGGCGGAGAAGCCATTGGCGAGGTGACCTCGGGTGGATTTGGGCCAAGTGTGAATGGCCCGGTTGCAATGGGCTATGTTGGCACCAGCTATGCCACGATAGATACAGAACTTTACGGTGAGGTGCGCGGCAAGCGAATGCCGCTGAAAGTGGCGAAGATGCCGCTGGTTCCTGCCAATTTTAAACGCTGAACAAAAGACAGAATAGGAGAAACCCGATGAAATTCACAGAAGAGCATGAATGGCTGCGCGTAGAAGGTGACGACGTGGTTGTGGGGATTACAGCGCATGCCGCCGAGCAACTTGGGGATATCGTTTTTGTGGAACTGCCCGAAGTCGGCACCGAAGTCACCAAAGACGAAGAAGTCTGCGTGATTGAATCGGTGAAAGCTGCCTCTGACATTTTGGCCCCTATCGATGGCGAGATCACCGAGGTCAACGACGCACTGGTTGATGAACCTGGAAAGGTGAACGACGATCCGATTGGCGATGCTTGGTTCTTTAAGATCAAGGCGGCGGATGCCGGCCAGATGGACGATTATATGGACGAAGCTGCATATAATAAGTTTATCGGCTGATTTTTGACGGGGTCGTTGCTTGCGGCTCTTGGTTAAAGCGACAGGGCGTGTGCGAGGGCGCACGCCAGCAAAAGGGGAATGCCATGCCATTCACACCAACAGACTATTTGCCTTATGATTTTGCCAACCGACGCCATATCGGCCCATCCCCCGAAGAGATGGGCCAGATGTTGGATGTGGTGGGTGCAAAAGACCTAGACGCGCTGATAGACGACACCTTGCCCAAGTCTATTCGCCAGGATCAGCCGCTTGATTTTGGCCGCCCTTTTTCGGAACGCGAGTTGCTGTACCGGATGCAGAAAGTCGCCAAGAAAAACAAGCTGATGACCAGTTTGATAGGCCAAGGCTATCACGGCACGGTGACGCCGCCAGCCATTCAGCGCAATATTCTGGAAAACCCGGCGTGGTACACGGCCTATACCCCTTATCAACCTGAAATTTCCCAAGGCCGTCTTGAAGCGCTTTTGAATTTCCAAACCATGGTCAGCGATTTGACGGGGCTGGAAATCGCCAATGCGTCTTTGTTGGACGAGGCCACCGCCTGTGCCGAAGCCATGACCATGGCGCAACGGGTGTCAAAGTCAAAAGCCAAGGCGTTTTTTGTGGATCGAGATTGCCATCCACAAAACATCGCTGTCATCCAAACCCGCGCCGCGCCCTTGGGCATTGAAGTGATTGTGGGCAATCCAGATAAGCTGGACGCTGCCAAAGTGTTTGGCGCATTGTTTCAATACCCCGGCACTTATGGCCATGTGCGGGACTTTACAGCTGAGATTGAGGCACTGCACGCCACCAAGGCGATTGCGGTCGTGGCGGCGGACCCATTGTCGCTCACGCTGCTAAAAGAACCTGGCGCGATGGGCGCAGATATCGCTGTAGGCTCTACTCAGCGCTTCGGCGTGCCGCTGGGCTATGGCGGCCCGCATGCGGCCTATATGGCCACCAAAGACGCTTATAAACGCGCGATGCCCGGTCGGTTGGTCGGGGTGTCGGTGGATGCGCATGGCAATCGGGCCTACCGCTTGTCCCTTCAAACCCGTGAACAGCATATTCGCCGTGAAAAAGCGACATCAAACGTATGTACCGCCCAGGCGCTGCTTGCCGTCATGGCGTCGATGTATGCTGTGTTTCATGGACCAAAGGGCCTGCAGGCAATTGCGCAGCGCATCCACCGTAAAACGGTACGCTTGGCCAATGGGCTGGAAGAAGCGGGCTTTAAGGTGGACCCAAAAGTGTTCTTTGACACCATCACCGTCGACGTGGGCCCATTGCAAGCGGCGGTGATGAAATCGGCGCGCGACGAAGGCATTAACCTGCGCAAAGTCGGTGAATTCCGGGTTGGGATAACCTTGGATGAGACAACTCGGCCTGAAACCATCGAAGGCGTATGGCGGGCCTTTGGCATCTTGCGGTCTGACGATGACTTTACCGCGCAATACCGGGTGCCTAAGAACATGCACCGGCGCAGCGATTATCTGACCCATCCGATCTTTCACATGAACCGGGCTGAAACCGAGATGATGCGCTATATGCGTCGTCTCGCTGATCGCGACCTGGCGCTGGATCGCGCGATGATCCCGCTGGGATCCTGCACCATGAAACTGAACGCAGCGGCAGAAATGATGCCAATCAGCTGGCCGGAATTTGCCAATATGCATCCTTTTGTGCCGGTCGATCAGGCCCAGGGTTATGCAGAAATGGTGTCTGACCTATCTGAAAAACTCTGCGAGATCACAGGCTATGATGCGATTTCGATGCAACCAAACTCGGGCGCGCAAGGGGAATATGCTGGCCTGCTGAGTATTGCAGCTTATCACCGGGCCAATGGTGACGCGGATCGCAACATCTGTCTGATCCCAATGTCAGCCCATGGCACCAACCCGGCCTCGGCCCAGATGGTTGGCTGGAAAGTTGTGCCGGTGAAAACCGCCGAAAACGGCGACATTGATCTGGCGGATTTTAAAGCCAAGGCCGAGAAACATGGCAAAAACCTTGCGGGCTGTATGATTACCTATCCGTCCACCCACGGTGTTTTTGAAGAAACCGTGCATGAGGTTTGTGAGATCACGCATGAGTTTGGCGGTCAGGTCTATATCGACGGCGCGAATATGAATGCCATGGTAGGGCTTTCGCGGCCGGGCGATCTGGGTGGGGATGTCAGCCACCTGAACCTGCACAAAACCTTTGCCATTCCGCATGGGGGTGGTGGGCCCGGCATGGGGCCAATTGGCGTGAAATCGCATTTGACGCCGCATTTGCCCGGGCATCCCGAAGCTGGCGGCGTCGAGGGGCCTGTGTCGGCCGCACCCTTGGGGTCGGCGTCTATCTTGGCCATCAGTTGGGCTTATTGTCTGATGATGGGAGGCGAGGGGTTAACCCAGGCCACACGCGTTGCGATCTTGAACGCCAATTACATCGCCAAACGTCTCGAAGGGGCCTATGAAGTTCTGTACAAAGGGCCTTCTGGGCGGGTGGCACATGAGTGCATTATCGACACCCGAAGTTTTGCTGAAACCGCAGATGTTTCGGTGGATGACATTGCAAAACGCCTGATGGACAGTGGGTTTCATGCGCCAACCATGAGTTGGCCTGTGGCTGGCACCTTGATGGTCGAGCCCACGGAGTCTGAAACCAAAGCAGAGATCGATCGCTTTTGTGAGGCCATGTTGTCGATCCGGGCCGAAATCCAAGCCATTGAAGACGGTACAAGTGACGCTGAAAATAACCCGCTGAAACATGCGCCTCACACGATGGAAGATTTGGTGCGCGATTGGGATCGGCCTTATAGTCGCGAACAGGGGTGTTTTCCGCCGGGGGCGTTCCGCGTGGATAAATACTGGCCACCGGTCAATCGTGTGGACAATGCCTTTGGTGATCGTCACCTGATCTGCACCTGTCCTCCGATGGACGACTACGCAGACTAGAAATGGGCCGACCATTGATCGGAGGCGCAGCGCAGACTTGCGCCTCCGGCGGGGGTATTTGGATCAAGAACAATGGCTATGCTTATTCTTAACCCAAAATACCCTGGGGAGGACCAAACTGGTTTGGGCCGGGGCGAAGCCCCTAATCCGCCGTCCGCAATGTGGGGGCGGGTTTTGCCTTGAGAGGGCCAGCTGCAAAGGCGAGCCCTGCAAGCAAAGTCGCGAGAATGCCGCCCAGAACAATGGCCAGCGCGTTGCTCCAGATCACCACATAATCTGACTCCAGCACATAGTGGCTTACGGCCCAGCCCCCCAACAGTCCTGCCGCGAGCGCCACGGCACCCGCTGCGGCACCAAGCAAGGCGCTGCGCAGCGTAAAGCTGAGCAGGATGTGTCGTCGTGTTGCGCCCAGAGTTTTTAGGATGGCCGCTTCGTAGGTGCGATTGTG is drawn from Cognatishimia sp. WU-CL00825 and contains these coding sequences:
- the gcvT gene encoding glycine cleavage system aminomethyltransferase GcvT translates to MADLGALLQTPLAELHAALGAKMVPFAGYAMPVQYPLGVMKEHLHCRAAAGLFDVSHMGQVILRGANIDVVAQAFETLVPMDVLGLAVGKQRYGLFTNEDGGIEDDLMFANRGDHLFVVVNAACKEADIARMKSVLEPAVSVEVIEDRALIALQGPAAEAALARLNPAVADMVFMDVADVELAGATCWVSRSGYTGEDGYEISVPSESAEALSRALLDMDEVEPIGLGARDSLRLEAGLCLYGNDIDVSTNPIEAGLIWAIQKVRRAGGDREGGFPGASHVLGAMAEGVARKRVGLLPQGRAPMRAGTQIFASREGGEAIGEVTSGGFGPSVNGPVAMGYVGTSYATIDTELYGEVRGKRMPLKVAKMPLVPANFKR
- the gcvH gene encoding glycine cleavage system protein GcvH; the protein is MKFTEEHEWLRVEGDDVVVGITAHAAEQLGDIVFVELPEVGTEVTKDEEVCVIESVKAASDILAPIDGEITEVNDALVDEPGKVNDDPIGDAWFFKIKAADAGQMDDYMDEAAYNKFIG
- the gcvP gene encoding aminomethyl-transferring glycine dehydrogenase; the protein is MPFTPTDYLPYDFANRRHIGPSPEEMGQMLDVVGAKDLDALIDDTLPKSIRQDQPLDFGRPFSERELLYRMQKVAKKNKLMTSLIGQGYHGTVTPPAIQRNILENPAWYTAYTPYQPEISQGRLEALLNFQTMVSDLTGLEIANASLLDEATACAEAMTMAQRVSKSKAKAFFVDRDCHPQNIAVIQTRAAPLGIEVIVGNPDKLDAAKVFGALFQYPGTYGHVRDFTAEIEALHATKAIAVVAADPLSLTLLKEPGAMGADIAVGSTQRFGVPLGYGGPHAAYMATKDAYKRAMPGRLVGVSVDAHGNRAYRLSLQTREQHIRREKATSNVCTAQALLAVMASMYAVFHGPKGLQAIAQRIHRKTVRLANGLEEAGFKVDPKVFFDTITVDVGPLQAAVMKSARDEGINLRKVGEFRVGITLDETTRPETIEGVWRAFGILRSDDDFTAQYRVPKNMHRRSDYLTHPIFHMNRAETEMMRYMRRLADRDLALDRAMIPLGSCTMKLNAAAEMMPISWPEFANMHPFVPVDQAQGYAEMVSDLSEKLCEITGYDAISMQPNSGAQGEYAGLLSIAAYHRANGDADRNICLIPMSAHGTNPASAQMVGWKVVPVKTAENGDIDLADFKAKAEKHGKNLAGCMITYPSTHGVFEETVHEVCEITHEFGGQVYIDGANMNAMVGLSRPGDLGGDVSHLNLHKTFAIPHGGGGPGMGPIGVKSHLTPHLPGHPEAGGVEGPVSAAPLGSASILAISWAYCLMMGGEGLTQATRVAILNANYIAKRLEGAYEVLYKGPSGRVAHECIIDTRSFAETADVSVDDIAKRLMDSGFHAPTMSWPVAGTLMVEPTESETKAEIDRFCEAMLSIRAEIQAIEDGTSDAENNPLKHAPHTMEDLVRDWDRPYSREQGCFPPGAFRVDKYWPPVNRVDNAFGDRHLICTCPPMDDYAD